From one Gimesia sp. genomic stretch:
- a CDS encoding sialidase family protein codes for MMNHPFSLTPLLLTAVLLSTSQNAALQAADQLPLIDLSKQTERQTVIAAGTPKVYQGHPTTLLMPDQKTIYAVWCINHGGSAGPMARSTDGGKTWERIDERLPAGYSTHQNCPSIYRMIGPDGTARLWVFSAALGKRGGPGMPSIMSEDDGKTWKEMPPLGFPCVMTFSSMVRLKDGRYLGLYHRGPDGKDRSPLVVLQTISADGGFTWSKPRIVAEVEGNNPCEPCVFRSPDGKQLCCLMRENTHKGRSLMMFSNDEGQTWTKPVDTPWGLTGDRHKEVFTKDGQLVICFRDQAPGSSTRGDFVAWVGTYDDIVQGRDGKYRIKLLHQYGRKGDCGYPGVELLPDGTIVATTYVKYRDNANQNSVVSVRFKLDELPKAKE; via the coding sequence ATGATGAATCACCCGTTCTCACTCACACCACTGCTGTTGACCGCTGTTCTGCTCAGCACCTCACAGAATGCTGCTTTACAAGCCGCCGACCAGTTGCCGCTCATCGATCTTTCCAAACAGACCGAGCGACAGACGGTCATCGCCGCCGGTACTCCCAAAGTCTACCAGGGACACCCGACTACACTGCTGATGCCCGATCAGAAAACCATTTACGCCGTCTGGTGCATCAATCACGGCGGTTCCGCCGGCCCCATGGCCCGCAGCACCGATGGAGGCAAAACCTGGGAGCGAATCGACGAACGACTGCCCGCCGGTTACTCTACCCATCAGAACTGTCCCAGTATCTATCGGATGATCGGTCCCGATGGCACCGCACGTCTCTGGGTCTTCTCAGCAGCACTGGGAAAACGGGGCGGGCCGGGCATGCCGAGCATCATGAGTGAAGACGACGGCAAAACCTGGAAAGAAATGCCGCCCCTTGGTTTCCCCTGTGTCATGACCTTCAGCAGCATGGTCCGACTCAAAGATGGACGTTACCTCGGCCTCTACCATCGCGGTCCGGATGGCAAAGACCGCTCCCCGCTGGTCGTCCTGCAGACCATCTCCGCGGACGGCGGCTTCACCTGGTCCAAGCCGCGGATCGTCGCCGAAGTCGAGGGTAATAATCCCTGTGAGCCCTGCGTCTTCCGCAGTCCCGACGGCAAACAGCTCTGCTGCCTGATGCGGGAAAATACACACAAAGGCCGCAGCCTGATGATGTTCAGCAACGATGAAGGCCAGACCTGGACGAAGCCCGTCGATACTCCCTGGGGCCTGACAGGCGACCGTCACAAAGAAGTCTTCACGAAAGACGGACAGCTGGTGATCTGCTTCCGCGACCAGGCTCCCGGCAGTTCAACACGCGGTGACTTTGTTGCCTGGGTTGGCACTTACGACGATATCGTCCAGGGACGGGATGGGAAGTACCGCATCAAGCTGCTGCATCAGTATGGACGCAAAGGCGATTGTGGCTACCCCGGTGTCGAACTCCTGCCCGATGGCACCATCGTCGCGACGACTTACGTCAAATACCGCGACAACGCCAATCAGAACTCCGTGGTCTCCGTCCGTTTCAAACTGGATGAACTTCCTAAAGCGAAGGAATAG
- a CDS encoding DUF1559 domain-containing protein encodes MKIKRGFTLIELLVVIAIIAILIALLLPAVQQARESARRSTCKNNLKQIGLALHNYHETHKVFPYGIDHRNGGCSGSPGLTYRFGWGTLILPFIDQANVYNKYNFSKNYNDSPNKAIDVVGFKVPSYQCPSDPQSDDRVNMTGAINNGGPGNKDDLGKTNYSGVADSVDWTCSDNTWPASVGNGIFYNRSRTKISDILDGASNTLMVGECTGGLTGSFDGNPYPVWNILDTAGGINGPHTTPGGGTWNLRTQEFSSWHTGGCHFVLGDGSVRFLSENIDQGTLSDLTTRQGGEVVGEF; translated from the coding sequence ATGAAAATCAAGCGCGGATTTACACTGATTGAATTACTGGTCGTGATCGCCATTATCGCCATTCTGATTGCATTGCTGCTGCCTGCTGTCCAACAGGCACGTGAATCTGCCCGACGCTCCACCTGTAAAAACAACCTGAAACAGATCGGTCTGGCTCTCCACAACTACCACGAAACTCACAAGGTCTTCCCGTATGGAATCGATCACCGCAACGGCGGCTGTTCGGGCTCTCCCGGACTAACCTACCGCTTCGGCTGGGGCACTCTGATCCTCCCCTTTATCGATCAGGCCAACGTCTACAACAAATACAACTTCTCCAAAAACTACAATGACTCTCCCAACAAGGCCATTGATGTGGTCGGCTTCAAGGTCCCCAGCTATCAGTGCCCCAGTGACCCCCAGAGCGACGACCGCGTGAATATGACCGGTGCCATCAACAACGGCGGACCGGGAAACAAAGACGACCTCGGCAAAACCAATTACTCGGGCGTCGCAGATTCCGTCGACTGGACCTGCTCCGACAATACCTGGCCTGCCAGTGTCGGGAATGGCATCTTCTACAATCGCAGTCGGACCAAAATCAGCGATATCCTCGATGGTGCCAGCAACACTCTGATGGTCGGTGAATGTACCGGCGGACTGACCGGCTCGTTTGACGGCAATCCTTATCCGGTCTGGAATATTCTTGACACAGCCGGCGGTATCAACGGACCTCACACCACGCCTGGCGGTGGCACCTGGAATCTGCGAACCCAGGAATTCTCCAGCTGGCACACCGGCGGCTGCCACTTCGTGCTGGGCGATGGTTCAGTCCGGTTCCTTTCTGAAAATATCGACCAGGGAACACTCTCCGATCTCACGACCCGTCAGGGCGGGGAAGTCGTCGGCGAATTCTAA
- the pcp gene encoding pyroglutamyl-peptidase I translates to MTKVLLTGFEAYGYTPVNPAESVARALDGAVVGGAEIVSRIVPNTFFKCIDFVKAEIEQIQPELVVMMGEYGGRSMITVERIAQNLNDGTRYGLVDNAGRSLQGGLTAADGPAAYYTTLPIRAMVQAMRDAGIPADISDAAGTFCCNHLMYGILHYLSQSESSIRAGWIHLPYLPEVAARVENLGEPSMSAETSTEGVRMGIEAALTHSEDIDAASPSRLQI, encoded by the coding sequence ATGACGAAAGTCTTACTCACCGGTTTTGAGGCCTATGGCTATACTCCGGTCAATCCTGCGGAATCGGTGGCGCGGGCGCTGGACGGGGCTGTCGTGGGTGGGGCTGAGATTGTCTCGCGGATTGTGCCCAACACGTTTTTCAAGTGTATCGATTTCGTGAAGGCAGAGATCGAGCAGATCCAGCCGGAACTCGTGGTGATGATGGGCGAGTACGGAGGCCGGTCGATGATTACCGTCGAGCGGATCGCACAGAATCTGAATGACGGGACACGCTATGGTCTGGTGGATAATGCGGGCCGTTCCCTGCAGGGAGGGCTGACAGCTGCCGACGGTCCGGCCGCGTATTATACGACGCTGCCGATCCGGGCGATGGTCCAGGCGATGCGGGATGCGGGAATTCCGGCTGATATTTCGGATGCCGCGGGAACATTCTGCTGTAATCATCTGATGTATGGGATTCTGCATTATCTGTCCCAGAGTGAATCGTCGATCCGGGCGGGCTGGATTCATCTCCCCTATCTCCCCGAGGTGGCGGCACGCGTGGAGAACCTGGGCGAGCCCAGCATGTCGGCGGAAACGTCGACCGAGGGAGTGCGGATGGGCATTGAAGCAGCTTTGACGCACTCAGAAGACATTGATGCAGCCAGCCCTTCCCGACTGCAGATCTGA
- a CDS encoding VOC family protein encodes MTDKQPHQITEVFPYLRTRDASAAIDFYQRAFGAVEDFRLTEPGGRIGHAELKFGATTIMVSDEYPEYGIHAPRESTPTGSAIHLHVQDVDAMTQQAVYAGATLIMEPADQFYGERAAKVQDPFGHEWLLGSQIEEVSPEEMQRRFTAMFEAGEEEC; translated from the coding sequence ATGACCGACAAACAGCCCCACCAGATCACTGAAGTCTTTCCCTACCTCCGCACCCGGGATGCCAGTGCCGCCATCGATTTCTATCAGCGGGCGTTTGGAGCCGTCGAAGACTTTCGGCTGACCGAACCCGGCGGGCGGATTGGTCACGCGGAACTCAAGTTCGGGGCAACGACGATCATGGTCTCAGACGAGTATCCCGAGTACGGCATTCACGCGCCCCGGGAATCCACGCCGACCGGATCGGCAATCCATCTGCATGTGCAGGATGTCGACGCCATGACACAACAGGCCGTCTACGCGGGAGCCACACTGATCATGGAGCCGGCCGACCAGTTCTACGGCGAACGGGCCGCAAAGGTTCAGGATCCCTTCGGGCACGAGTGGCTGCTCGGCAGTCAGATTGAAGAGGTGTCTCCCGAGGAGATGCAGCGCCGCTTTACTGCGATGTTCGAGGCAGGCGAAGAGGAGTGCTGA
- a CDS encoding carboxypeptidase-like regulatory domain-containing protein produces MTSFKQNKIQNIFKVTLLTLSLAITGCGGGAGDQPDLGLVKGTVTFEGSPLAGASVTFMPDSGRPASATTDASGNYELVYIRDTKGCKIGHNKVMITSVVEGGNEMEAEGDDAAPAEATKEKLPAKYNTNTELEADVKAGENTFDFELKKS; encoded by the coding sequence ATGACCAGTTTTAAACAGAACAAAATCCAAAACATCTTCAAAGTAACTCTGCTGACCCTGTCCCTGGCAATCACCGGCTGCGGTGGGGGAGCCGGCGATCAACCTGACCTCGGCCTGGTCAAGGGGACCGTCACCTTCGAAGGCTCGCCCCTGGCTGGTGCCTCAGTCACCTTCATGCCCGACAGCGGACGTCCCGCCAGCGCCACCACCGATGCCTCCGGAAACTACGAACTGGTTTACATTCGTGATACCAAAGGCTGCAAAATCGGTCACAACAAAGTCATGATTACCTCCGTTGTCGAAGGCGGAAATGAAATGGAAGCCGAAGGCGACGATGCCGCGCCAGCTGAAGCCACCAAAGAAAAACTGCCAGCGAAATACAACACCAACACCGAACTGGAAGCTGATGTTAAAGCCGGCGAAAACACCTTCGACTTTGAACTGAAGAAATCCTGA
- a CDS encoding DUF1559 domain-containing protein, translating to MKNRKAFTLIELLVVIAIIAILIALLLPAVQQAREAARRSQCKNNLKQIGLALHNYHEAHSVLPPGSIVYYNGSVYNGHGWTWHASILPYLDQAPLYDQIQGPSSSGMGSESGGVNDPKQQLAGQTVLSVFWCPSQPDVTKGAQKNGYSPSNYNGNMGTLIGSSGDDCYSGSITTPAQMAATGGCMGADGIFYISSSVAFRDITDGLSNTIMVSEVIDSGGDADMLGGGGSDRKHCFSNGADSNPPTEMTEYLIAAESNDPINSYGEEAAGSYHTGGAHFVLCDGSVRFLSENIDMTLYRALSTRAKRETIGEF from the coding sequence ATGAAAAATCGGAAAGCCTTTACACTGATCGAATTGCTGGTCGTCATCGCGATCATTGCCATTCTGATCGCTCTGCTGTTACCCGCAGTACAACAGGCACGCGAAGCAGCCCGTCGTTCACAGTGCAAAAACAACCTGAAACAGATCGGTCTGGCACTGCACAACTACCACGAAGCACACAGCGTACTCCCGCCGGGTAGTATCGTTTACTACAACGGTTCGGTATACAACGGCCACGGCTGGACCTGGCACGCCAGCATCCTGCCTTACCTCGATCAGGCGCCCCTCTACGATCAGATCCAGGGACCTTCTTCCAGCGGCATGGGTTCTGAATCCGGCGGTGTGAATGATCCCAAGCAGCAGCTCGCCGGCCAGACCGTGCTTTCGGTCTTCTGGTGTCCCTCACAACCAGACGTAACCAAAGGGGCTCAGAAAAACGGATACTCTCCCTCTAACTACAACGGTAACATGGGAACTCTGATCGGCAGTTCGGGCGACGACTGCTACAGCGGTTCGATCACGACGCCCGCCCAGATGGCAGCTACCGGTGGTTGTATGGGTGCGGACGGCATCTTCTACATCAGCAGTTCCGTCGCTTTCCGAGACATCACCGACGGCCTCTCCAACACCATCATGGTCAGTGAAGTGATTGACTCCGGCGGAGATGCCGACATGCTGGGTGGCGGCGGTAGTGACCGCAAGCACTGTTTCTCCAACGGAGCAGACAGCAATCCCCCCACCGAAATGACCGAGTACCTGATTGCCGCTGAAAGCAACGACCCGATCAACTCCTACGGGGAAGAAGCAGCCGGCAGCTATCACACCGGCGGTGCTCACTTTGTTCTATGTGACGGTAGCGTACGATTCCTCTCTGAGAACATCGACATGACGCTCTACCGGGCACTCAGCACCCGTGCGAAACGGGAAACGATTGGCGAGTTCTAA
- a CDS encoding type 1 glutamine amidotransferase domain-containing protein — protein MSGKQLQGKTIAFLATDGFEQVELTEPWQAVQTAGGEPRLISLESGKIQGVHHDEKGDKFSVDQTVDEVNATDFQGLVLPGGVFNPDALRLSVNAVNFVREFFKEGIPVAAICHGPWMLVEADVVDERMVTSWPSVKTDLINAGANWVNQECVCDNGLVTSRKPDDLPAFCAKMVEEFAEGIHSGQTV, from the coding sequence ATGTCAGGGAAACAGCTACAGGGGAAAACAATTGCATTTCTGGCGACCGATGGATTCGAGCAGGTCGAACTGACGGAACCCTGGCAGGCGGTGCAGACCGCGGGGGGCGAGCCCCGGCTGATCTCATTGGAGAGCGGCAAAATACAGGGAGTGCACCACGATGAAAAGGGCGATAAATTCAGCGTTGACCAGACGGTCGATGAAGTGAATGCGACCGACTTCCAGGGACTGGTGCTGCCCGGGGGCGTATTCAATCCCGATGCCCTGCGGCTCAGTGTGAACGCCGTCAATTTTGTCCGCGAATTCTTCAAAGAGGGTATTCCGGTCGCTGCGATCTGCCATGGTCCCTGGATGCTGGTGGAAGCTGATGTGGTCGACGAGCGAATGGTGACGTCGTGGCCCAGTGTGAAAACAGATCTGATCAATGCCGGCGCTAACTGGGTTAACCAGGAGTGCGTATGTGACAACGGACTGGTGACCAGTCGCAAGCCAGATGACCTGCCCGCGTTTTGCGCGAAGATGGTCGAAGAGTTTGCGGAAGGAATCCATTCCGGACAAACTGTCTGA
- a CDS encoding GntR family transcriptional regulator, translated as MYEATENLADRAYRYIRQELQEGNLTPGTQLVNRKLAERIGVSVIPVREAIHRLVSEGLVEHVPGAGAFVRNPNREDLEELYVLRDALESCAAAEAARYITPHQLDDLDALMVEFHEIRELVQQRNEGYATAAQFHRWLDCEAVFHQIVIEASRNRLIAKVIREHSAVTLVFESQRNSSRLLTVELAERTCSDKEKLLAALRAGDGPLAREVMSAQIQRGCRDVLAFLRQQERRS; from the coding sequence ATGTATGAAGCCACCGAAAATCTGGCCGATCGTGCTTATCGTTACATCAGGCAGGAACTGCAGGAAGGGAATCTGACTCCCGGTACGCAGCTGGTTAATCGCAAGCTGGCCGAGCGGATTGGCGTGAGTGTGATTCCCGTGCGTGAGGCGATTCACCGACTCGTCTCGGAAGGTCTGGTAGAGCATGTGCCTGGCGCGGGAGCCTTTGTGCGGAACCCGAATCGTGAGGATCTGGAAGAGCTGTATGTTCTGCGGGATGCGCTGGAGAGTTGTGCGGCTGCGGAAGCGGCCCGCTACATTACGCCGCATCAACTGGATGATCTGGATGCCCTGATGGTTGAGTTTCATGAGATCCGCGAACTGGTTCAGCAGCGGAATGAAGGATATGCCACAGCGGCGCAGTTTCATCGCTGGCTGGATTGTGAAGCGGTGTTTCACCAGATTGTAATTGAGGCTTCTCGCAACCGTTTGATCGCGAAAGTGATCCGCGAACACAGTGCGGTCACACTGGTGTTTGAATCACAGCGGAACAGCTCTCGACTGCTGACCGTGGAACTGGCAGAGCGAACCTGCAGCGATAAAGAAAAACTGCTGGCTGCGTTGCGGGCCGGCGATGGCCCCCTGGCCCGCGAAGTGATGAGCGCCCAGATCCAGCGCGGTTGCCGGGATGTGCTGGCATTCCTCCGACAGCAGGAACGCCGCAGCTGA
- a CDS encoding DUF1559 domain-containing protein: MKHRKAFTLIELLVVIAIIAILIALLLPAVQQAREAARRNSCKNNLKQIGLALHNYHETFSALPPGSIVYFNGTKYYGHGWTWHASILPYLDQVPMYNQIQGPDSSGMGAESGGTTSAKQQLAGQTVLSVFWCPSQPDVTKGVQKGGYSPSNYNGNMGTLIGNSGDNCYGGSITTPAQMAATGGCMGADGIFFISSSVRFRDVTDGLSNTIFVSEVIDSGGDANMLGGGGSDRKHCFSGGADSNPPTEMSEYLIAAESNDPINGYAEEAAGSYHTGGAQFVFGDGRVRFLSENIDMTLYRAISTRAKRETLGEF; this comes from the coding sequence ATGAAGCATCGAAAAGCGTTTACCCTCATCGAGCTACTGGTGGTGATTGCCATTATCGCAATCCTGATCGCCCTGTTGCTGCCGGCGGTACAACAGGCACGCGAAGCTGCACGACGTAACAGCTGCAAAAACAATCTGAAACAGATCGGGCTGGCTTTGCACAACTATCATGAAACATTCAGCGCGCTGCCCCCGGGTAGTATCGTCTACTTCAATGGTACCAAATACTATGGACACGGCTGGACCTGGCACGCCAGCATCCTGCCTTATCTCGATCAGGTTCCGATGTACAACCAGATCCAGGGACCAGACTCCAGCGGCATGGGAGCCGAATCAGGTGGCACGACCAGTGCCAAACAGCAACTGGCCGGACAGACTGTGCTTTCCGTATTCTGGTGTCCCTCTCAGCCCGACGTAACCAAAGGTGTGCAGAAAGGGGGTTACTCGCCTTCCAACTATAACGGCAACATGGGCACGCTGATCGGTAACTCGGGCGACAACTGCTACGGCGGTTCAATTACCACTCCCGCTCAGATGGCAGCCACCGGGGGTTGCATGGGAGCCGACGGGATCTTCTTCATCAGCAGCAGCGTCCGTTTTCGGGACGTCACCGACGGCCTGTCAAACACCATCTTCGTCAGCGAAGTCATCGATTCCGGCGGAGACGCCAACATGCTGGGCGGCGGGGGCAGTGACCGCAAGCACTGTTTCTCTGGGGGTGCAGACAGCAACCCGCCTACCGAAATGTCTGAATACCTGATCGCCGCCGAGAGCAATGACCCGATCAACGGTTATGCCGAAGAAGCAGCCGGCAGCTACCACACCGGCGGAGCCCAGTTCGTCTTCGGTGATGGTCGTGTCCGCTTCCTCTCGGAAAACATCGACATGACTCTATACCGTGCTATCAGCACTCGTGCCAAACGGGAAACCCTCGGCGAGTTCTAA
- a CDS encoding cyclic-phosphate processing receiver domain-containing protein codes for MNVYLDDERPAPPGWRQVRWPDEAIQFLKTGEVRSISLDHDLGDDERGTGYDVLLWIEEAVATRDFDPPEIKVHTANPPARNRMLAAVGSIQRLTECCCGAD; via the coding sequence ATGAACGTCTATCTGGATGACGAACGACCGGCACCGCCGGGCTGGCGACAGGTTCGCTGGCCGGATGAAGCAATTCAATTTTTAAAAACGGGTGAAGTCCGCTCGATCAGTCTCGACCACGATCTGGGCGATGACGAACGCGGCACCGGCTATGACGTGCTGCTCTGGATTGAAGAAGCCGTCGCCACGCGGGACTTCGATCCACCAGAGATCAAAGTGCACACCGCGAACCCGCCTGCCCGTAATCGAATGCTTGCGGCTGTCGGTTCCATTCAGCGTCTGACCGAGTGTTGCTGCGGCGCAGACTGA
- a CDS encoding DUF1559 domain-containing protein codes for MLSRATRLSRPVSRLPERSGFTLIELLVVIAIIAILIALLLPAVQQAREAARRSQCKNNLKQISLATHMFHDTFNEFPYAVTDVEETVDLTVSPLTTTWTTGHIQIMPYLEQDAVAQRWDKEETRNSTNDADGDGFTNAMLVQMIVPTFICPSMTMPTAPLTDNRAPCSYIFSAGTPETNLLHYATWYGVPEPEYNGAIIPRILDPSKSSSPSYEKSTKMRDITDGTTNTFLLGETDFAPAGVPSDTYGSVWAYGYAGYTWGTTNARLNTKDGSTSYGVFRSQHPGGAHFAMVDGSVHFLSENIDFGLYQALSTRSGSEVVSFP; via the coding sequence ATGTTGTCTCGCGCAACACGTCTGTCCCGCCCTGTTTCCCGCCTCCCAGAACGATCCGGCTTTACGCTGATCGAACTGCTGGTTGTGATCGCGATTATTGCGATACTGATTGCCCTGCTGCTCCCTGCAGTTCAGCAGGCCCGCGAAGCCGCTCGTCGTTCGCAGTGTAAAAACAATCTGAAACAGATCTCGCTGGCAACGCATATGTTTCATGATACGTTTAATGAATTTCCCTATGCAGTGACTGACGTAGAGGAAACTGTTGATCTGACTGTCTCGCCTTTAACGACAACCTGGACCACGGGACATATTCAGATCATGCCCTACCTGGAGCAGGATGCGGTGGCCCAGCGCTGGGATAAGGAAGAGACACGTAATAGCACCAATGATGCAGATGGCGATGGATTTACGAATGCGATGCTGGTGCAGATGATTGTGCCGACGTTTATCTGTCCCTCCATGACGATGCCGACTGCACCACTGACCGACAACCGAGCCCCCTGCAGCTATATCTTCAGTGCGGGCACACCGGAAACCAATCTACTACATTATGCTACCTGGTATGGCGTACCTGAGCCTGAATATAATGGTGCAATCATTCCCCGCATTCTGGACCCGAGCAAATCCAGCAGCCCGAGTTATGAAAAGTCCACCAAAATGCGTGACATCACAGATGGGACAACGAATACGTTTCTGTTGGGAGAAACCGATTTTGCCCCCGCAGGGGTTCCCTCTGATACTTATGGTAGTGTCTGGGCTTATGGGTATGCCGGCTATACCTGGGGTACGACGAATGCCAGACTCAATACGAAAGATGGTTCAACCAGTTATGGCGTGTTCCGCAGTCAGCATCCCGGAGGGGCTCATTTCGCAATGGTGGATGGCTCGGTGCATTTTCTGTCTGAGAATATTGACTTCGGTTTATACCAGGCATTGTCGACCCGCTCTGGCAGCGAAGTGGTTTCGTTTCCGTAA
- a CDS encoding type II secretion system protein GspG has product MIRRLIRHVLIALLCGALIFVILNVAAWYNLRGQRNMCRNQDFTRFYGLRVLGMQIADYREKHGVLPDTLAEIPDVHAMLELPGEPLLDSWGNPFQYQREGETYELFSYGRDGQPGGVGLDADLYVDRRNRERALPTFRQFFLTNDKDEVARDGFLVAGAEAAFLVFCFTLMTLKGTTSTGHPMTAWRYVWFTLVVLVIATGMGLMLLPLHIPNGH; this is encoded by the coding sequence ATGATTCGACGACTGATACGCCACGTGCTGATTGCCCTGCTCTGCGGCGCGTTGATCTTTGTGATTCTGAATGTGGCTGCCTGGTATAATTTACGCGGGCAGCGAAATATGTGTCGCAATCAGGACTTCACGCGTTTTTATGGGCTACGGGTTTTAGGAATGCAGATTGCCGACTATCGGGAAAAGCATGGCGTGCTGCCCGATACTCTGGCGGAGATCCCCGACGTGCATGCCATGCTGGAACTGCCGGGCGAGCCGCTGCTGGACAGCTGGGGGAACCCGTTTCAGTATCAGCGGGAGGGAGAAACTTACGAGCTGTTCTCTTATGGTCGCGACGGGCAGCCGGGGGGCGTGGGCCTCGATGCAGATCTCTACGTTGACAGGCGGAACCGGGAACGGGCGCTCCCCACGTTCCGGCAGTTCTTTCTGACGAACGACAAAGACGAGGTGGCGCGGGACGGTTTTCTGGTTGCTGGTGCGGAAGCAGCCTTTCTCGTGTTCTGTTTCACGCTGATGACATTAAAGGGGACGACGAGCACCGGACACCCGATGACGGCTTGGCGGTATGTCTGGTTTACCCTGGTGGTGCTGGTGATTGCGACCGGCATGGGACTGATGCTGCTGCCGTTACATATTCCGAATGGGCACTGA
- a CDS encoding DUF1559 domain-containing protein produces the protein MQNRKAFTLIELLVVIAIIAILIALLLPAVQQAREAARRSQCKNNMKQIGLSLHNYHEAHSVLPPGSVVYYNGSKYNGHGWTWHASILPYLDQAPLYDQIQGPSSSGLGAESGGVNDAKQQLCGQARLSVFWCPSQPDVTKGAQKNGYAPSNYNGNMGTLIGSSGDNCYSGPITTPAQMAATGGCMGADGIFYISSSVAFRDITDGLSNTIMVSEVIDSGGDADMLGGGGSDRKHCFSNGADSNPPTEMTEYLIAAENNDPINSYGEEAAGSYHTGGAHFVLCDGSVRFLSENIAMTLYRALSTRAKRETLGEF, from the coding sequence ATGCAGAATCGAAAAGCCTTTACACTGATCGAACTACTTGTGGTGATCGCGATTATCGCTATCCTGATTGCCCTGTTGCTCCCTGCTGTCCAGCAGGCACGCGAAGCAGCACGCCGCTCACAGTGCAAGAACAACATGAAACAGATTGGATTATCTCTGCACAACTACCACGAAGCACATAGCGTATTGCCGCCGGGCAGTGTGGTTTACTACAACGGTTCGAAATACAACGGACACGGCTGGACCTGGCACGCCAGCATCCTTCCATATCTCGACCAGGCGCCCCTCTATGATCAGATCCAGGGACCGTCTTCCAGCGGACTGGGCGCTGAATCCGGTGGTGTCAACGATGCGAAACAGCAACTCTGTGGTCAGGCCCGACTCTCTGTCTTCTGGTGTCCCTCCCAGCCGGATGTGACCAAAGGGGCTCAGAAAAACGGCTATGCCCCTTCCAACTATAACGGCAACATGGGCACCCTGATCGGCAGCTCTGGTGACAACTGCTACAGTGGACCGATCACGACTCCTGCCCAGATGGCTGCCACCGGTGGTTGCATGGGTGCAGATGGCATCTTCTATATCAGCAGTTCCGTGGCTTTCCGTGACATCACCGACGGCCTCTCCAACACGATCATGGTCAGTGAAGTCATTGACTCAGGTGGGGACGCCGACATGCTGGGTGGAGGTGGCAGTGACCGCAAGCACTGTTTCTCCAACGGAGCAGACAGCAATCCCCCGACTGAAATGACAGAGTACCTGATCGCAGCCGAAAACAACGATCCAATCAACTCCTACGGGGAAGAGGCAGCCGGCAGCTATCACACCGGCGGTGCTCACTTTGTACTCTGTGACGGTAGCGTGCGATTCCTCTCTGAGAACATCGCGATGACGCTCTACCGTGCTCTCAGCACCCGCGCGAAACGGGAAACCCTGGGGGAATTCTAA
- a CDS encoding type II toxin-antitoxin system RelE/ParE family toxin, whose translation MSRIIQTRQAKEDILEIWTYISAEDSSAADRLVRQFDQLFQKLANHPGIGSRQDRFREGLRCFPLGRYLIFYFPIEDGIQIIRVLHSARNWEKLL comes from the coding sequence ATGTCGCGAATAATACAGACGCGACAGGCGAAAGAAGATATTCTGGAAATCTGGACCTATATTTCTGCAGAGGATTCTTCCGCAGCAGACAGACTGGTAAGACAGTTCGATCAACTCTTTCAAAAGCTGGCAAATCATCCTGGGATTGGATCCCGACAGGATCGTTTTCGCGAAGGCTTACGCTGTTTTCCCCTCGGACGGTACCTGATATTTTATTTCCCGATTGAAGACGGGATTCAGATTATTCGTGTACTGCACAGTGCTCGCAACTGGGAAAAGTTGCTCTAG